In a single window of the Papaver somniferum cultivar HN1 chromosome 8, ASM357369v1, whole genome shotgun sequence genome:
- the LOC113306622 gene encoding extradiol ring-cleavage dioxygenase-like → MDTFFISHGSPTLSIDDSLPARHFLKSFQEKIFPERPKSILIISGHWETAEPTVNIVKVNDTIYDFYGFPKPMYQLKYPAPGAPELANRVKELLKNSGFERVNSDKSRGLDHGAWVPLMLMYPEADIPVCQLSVQMEGNGAHHYNMGKALAPLRDEGVLIIGSGSATHNLRSINPNGPRHVPWAREFDSWLKDSLLNGRHDDIKEYEKVAPYAKMAHPSPDHFYPLHVALGAAGETAKAELIHRSWSFGTMSYASYRFSTSTSTSA, encoded by the exons ATGGATACGTTTTTCATATCACATGGATCACCAACACTTTCAATAGATGATAGTTTACCAGCTAGACATTTCCTGAAATCATTTCAAGAGAAAATCTTCCCAGAAAGACCCAAATCAATTCTCATCATTTCAGGTCATTGGGAGACTGCTGAGCCTACTGTAAACATCGTCAAGGTGAACGATACCATCTACGATTTCTATGGATTCCCCAAACCTATGTATCAG CTGAAATACCCCGCCCCTGGTGCACCGGAACTGGCGAATCGAGTTAAGGAGTTGTTGAAGAATAGTGGGTTCGAACGAGTAAATTCTGACAAATCGCGTGGATTGGATCATGGAGCATGGGTTCCTCTCATGCTAATGTATCCGGAGGCTGATATCCCGGTTTGTCAGCTTTCTGTTCAGATGGAGGGCAATGGAGCACATCACTATAACATGGGAAAGGCATTGGCACCATTGAGAGATGAAGGTGTGCTCATAATTGGGTCAGGAAGTGCTACCCACAACTTAAGGTCAATCAATCCTAATGGACCTCGCCATGTCCCTTGGGCGCGTGAGTTTGATTCTTGGCTTAAAGATAGTCTCTTGAATGGAAG GCATGACGATATCAAGGAGTATGAGAAGGTAGCACCATATGCGAAAATGGCACACCCATCGCCCGACCACTTTTATCCATTGCATGTAGCGTTAGGAGCAGCTGGTGAAACTGCAAAAGCAGAACTTATACATCGCAGTTGGAGTTTTGGTACCATGTCCTATGCCTCTTATCGCTTTTCTACATCGACTTCTACTTCTGCTTGA